A stretch of the Lolium perenne isolate Kyuss_39 chromosome 3, Kyuss_2.0, whole genome shotgun sequence genome encodes the following:
- the LOC127344488 gene encoding putative laccase-5, with protein sequence MGALRGRAAASTCPFLALAVLLALPGLTAGITRHYTFNVRMTKVTRLCGSKSIPTVNGQFPGPKLVAREGDRLVVKVHNHINYNVSFHWHGLRQLRNGWADGPSYITQCPIQPGRSYTYDFTVAGQRGTLWWHAHFSWLRVHLYGPLLILPSRSQGYPFQSPHKEVPIMFGEWFKADTETVINQALQTGAGPNVSDAYTFNGLPGPTYSCSSKDTYKLKVQPGRTYMLRLINAALNNELFFAIANHTLTVVEADANYVKPFTATTLVISPGQTMNVLLTASTNPASQAFAMAVAPYTNTQGTFDNTTATAVLEYYAPTRPTSARTLPLPALPRYNDTNAVANFSGNFRSLATAQYPARVPRAVDRHVLFTVGLGTDPCPPNRICQGPNGTKFAASINNNSFVRPSTALLEAHYRRRYAGVLMANFPTTPPHPFNYTGTAPNNTFVAHGTRVVPLAFNTSVELVMQGTAIQGAESHPLHMHGFNFFVVAQGFGNYDPVNDPTKYNLVDPVERNTVSVPTAGWVAVRFLADNPGVWLMHCHFDVHLSWGLSMAWMVGDGPLPNQKMLPPPSDLPKC encoded by the exons ATGGGTGCTCTTCGTGGTCGCGCTGCCGCTTCCACATGCCCCTTCCTTGCCTTGGCCGTCCTCCTGGCACTGCCGGGCCTCACCGCCGGCATCACCCGGCACTACACGTTCAAT GTGCGCATGACGAAGGTAACACGGCTGTGCGGCAGCAAGAGCATCCCGACGGTGAACGGGCAGTTCCCGGGGCCGAAGCTGGTGGCGAGGGAAGGCGACCGCCTCGTGGTCAAGGTCCACAACCACATCAACTACAACGTCTCCTTCCATTG GCACGGCCTCCGGCAGCTGCGGAACGGGTGGGCGGACGGGCCGTCGTACATCACGCAGTGCCCGATACAGCCAGGGCGGAGCTACACGTACGACTTCACCGTCGCCGGGCAGCGCGGCACGCTGTGGTGGCACGCCCACTTCTCCTGGCTCCGCGTGCACCTCTACGGCCCGCTCCTCATCCTCCCCAGCCGCTCCCAGGGCTACCCTTTCCAGAGCCCGCACAAGGAGGTGCCCATCATGTTCG GCGAGTGGTTCAAGGCGGACACGGAGACGGTGATCAACCAGGCCCTTCAGACTGGCGCTGGCCCAAACGTCTCCGACGCATACACTTTCAACGGGCTTCCTGGCCCAACTTACAGCTGCTCGTCCAAAG ACACGTACAAGCTCAAGGTGCAGCCCGGGAGAACGTACATGCTCCGCCTCATCAACGCGGCGCTCAACAACGAGCTCTTCTTCGCCATCGCCAACCACACACTCACCGTCGTCGAGGCTGACGCCAACTACGTCAAGCCCTTCACCGCCACCACGCTCGTCATCTCGCCAGGGCAGACCATGAACGTGCTGCTCACCGCCTCCACCAACCCTGCCTCCCAGGCGTTCGCCATGGCCGTCGCCCCGTACACCAACACCCAGGGCACGTTCGACAACACCACCGCGACGGCAGTCCTCGAGTACTACGCCCCGACACGGCCGACCTCCGCCCGAACCCTCCCGCTCCCGGCCCTGCCGCGGTACAACGATACCAACGCCGTCGCCAACTTCTCCGGCAACTTCCGGAGTCTGGCCACCGCGCAGTACCCGGCGCGCGTGCCGCGGGCGGTGGACCGGCACGTGCTCTTCACCGTTGGCCTCGGCACGGACCCGTGTCCGCCCAACCGGATCTGCCAGGGCCCCAACGGCACCAAGTTCGCGGCGTCCATCAACAACAACTCCTTCGTCCGGCCCAGCACCGCGCTCCTCGAGGCGCACTACCGGCGGCGCTACGCCGGCGTGCTCATGGCCAACTTCCCGACGACGCCGCCGCATCCGTTCAATTACACCGGCACCGCGCCCAACAACACCTTCGTCGCCCACGGCACGAGGGTCGTGCCgctcgccttcaatacctccgtgGAGCTGGTGATGCAGGGCACGGCCATCCAGGGCGCCGAAAGCCACCCGCTTCACATGCACGGCTTCAACTTCTTCGTCGTCGCGCAGGGCTTCGGCAACTACGATCCTGTGAACGATCCGACTAAGTACAATCTCGTCGACCCCGTCGAGCGGAACACCGTCAGCGTGCCCACCGCCGGCTGGGTCGCCGTGCGCTTCCTCGCCGACAACCCCG GTGTGTGGTTGATGCACTGTCACTTCGACGTGCACTTGAGCTGGGGTCTGTCCATGGCGTGGATGGTCGGCGACGGTCCTCTGCCGAATCAAAAGATGCTGCCTCCACCGTCCGATCTACCCAAATGCTGA